In a single window of the Leisingera daeponensis DSM 23529 genome:
- the rpsC gene encoding 30S ribosomal protein S3, translating to MGQKVNPIGMRLQVNRTWDSRWYADTKDYGDLLLEDIKIREFIKEECKQAGIARVIIERPHKKCRVTIHTARPGVIIGKKGADIEVLRKKLAKMTDSELHLNIVEVRKPELDAQLVGESIAQQLERRVSFRRAMKRAVQNAMRMGALGIRVNVAGRLGGAEIARTEWYREGRVPLHTLRADIDYAHSEAMTPYGIIGIKVWIFKGEIMEHDPSARDRKAQEIQDGPAPRGAGGGRR from the coding sequence ATGGGTCAGAAAGTCAATCCGATCGGCATGCGCCTTCAGGTGAACCGCACCTGGGACAGCCGCTGGTACGCCGACACCAAAGACTACGGTGATCTGCTGCTCGAGGACATCAAAATCCGCGAGTTCATCAAGGAAGAGTGCAAGCAGGCAGGCATTGCGCGCGTGATCATCGAGCGCCCGCACAAGAAATGCCGCGTCACCATCCACACCGCCCGTCCGGGCGTCATCATCGGCAAGAAAGGCGCGGACATCGAAGTCCTGCGCAAGAAGCTGGCCAAGATGACCGACTCCGAGCTGCACCTCAACATCGTTGAAGTGCGCAAGCCGGAACTGGACGCCCAGCTGGTCGGCGAGTCCATCGCCCAGCAGCTGGAGCGCCGTGTGTCCTTCCGCCGCGCCATGAAGCGTGCGGTTCAGAACGCCATGCGCATGGGCGCCCTGGGTATCCGGGTGAACGTCGCAGGCCGTCTGGGCGGAGCGGAAATCGCGCGTACCGAATGGTACCGTGAGGGCCGCGTGCCGCTGCACACCCTGCGTGCCGACATCGATTACGCACACTCCGAAGCGATGACCCCCTACGGGATCATCGGGATCAAGGTCTGGATCTTCAAAGGCGAGATCATGGAGCACGATCCTTCGGCGCGTGACCGTAAAGCACAAGAAATCCAGGACGGCCCTGCACCCCGTGGTGCCGGTGGCGGCCGTCGCTAA
- the rplV gene encoding 50S ribosomal protein L22 has protein sequence MGKEKNPRRVADNEAMAKLRMLRTSPQKLNLVAQMIRGKKVEKALTDLTFSNKRIAQDVKKCLQSAIANAENNHNLDVDELIVAEAWVGKNLTMKRGRPRARGRFGKILKPFAEITIKVRQVEEQA, from the coding sequence ATGGGCAAGGAAAAGAACCCCCGCCGCGTGGCAGACAACGAAGCAATGGCAAAACTGCGCATGCTCCGTACCTCGCCGCAGAAACTGAACCTGGTGGCGCAGATGATCCGCGGCAAGAAAGTCGAAAAGGCGCTGACCGACCTGACCTTCTCCAACAAGCGGATTGCGCAGGACGTGAAGAAATGCCTTCAGTCCGCCATTGCGAACGCTGAGAACAACCACAACCTGGACGTCGATGAACTGATCGTCGCCGAGGCATGGGTTGGCAAGAACCTGACCATGAAGCGCGGCCGTCCGCGTGCCCGTGGCCGGTTCGGCAAAATCCTGAAGCCGTTCGCGGAGATCACCATCAAGGTGCGTCAAGTTGAGGAGCAAGCCTAA
- the rpsS gene encoding 30S ribosomal protein S19 — MARSVWKGPFVDAYVLKKAEAARESGRNEVIKIWSRRSTILPQFVGLTFGVYNGQKHIPVNVSEDMIGQKFGEYSPTRTYYGHAADKKAKRK, encoded by the coding sequence ATGGCACGTTCCGTATGGAAGGGCCCCTTCGTTGATGCTTACGTCCTGAAAAAGGCCGAAGCAGCGCGTGAATCGGGCCGCAATGAAGTGATCAAGATCTGGTCGCGCCGTTCCACCATCCTGCCGCAGTTCGTCGGCCTGACCTTTGGTGTGTACAACGGCCAGAAGCATATCCCCGTCAACGTCTCGGAAGACATGATCGGTCAGAAGTTCGGTGAATACTCGCCGACCCGCACCTATTATGGCCACGCCGCAGACAAAAAAGCGAAGCGGAAGTAA
- the rplB gene encoding 50S ribosomal protein L2 — MALKSYKPTTPGQRGLVLIDRSELWKGRPVKSLTEGLTKTGGRNNTGRITMRRMGGGAKRLYRIVDFKRNKFDVAATVERIEYDPNRTAFIALVKYDDGELAYILAPQRLAVGDKVIASAKADIKPGNAMPFSGMPIGTIVHNIEMKPGKGGQIARAAGTYAQFVGRDGGYAQIRLSSGELRLVRQECMATVGAVSNPDNSNQNFGKAGRMRHKGKRPSVRGVVMNPIDHPHGGGEGRTSGGRHPVTPWGKPTKGKRTRNKNKASQKLIVRSRHAKKKGR, encoded by the coding sequence ATGGCACTCAAGTCGTATAAACCGACGACGCCGGGCCAGCGTGGGCTGGTTCTGATCGACCGTTCGGAGCTTTGGAAAGGGCGTCCGGTCAAATCCCTCACTGAGGGCCTGACCAAAACGGGCGGCCGGAACAACACCGGACGTATCACAATGCGCCGCATGGGTGGCGGTGCAAAGCGCCTGTACCGGATCGTGGACTTCAAACGGAACAAGTTTGATGTCGCCGCAACCGTCGAGCGCATCGAATATGACCCCAACCGGACGGCCTTCATCGCCCTGGTGAAGTATGACGACGGCGAGCTGGCCTACATCCTGGCCCCGCAGCGTCTGGCTGTCGGCGACAAGGTCATCGCCTCCGCAAAGGCAGACATCAAGCCGGGCAACGCAATGCCGTTCTCGGGCATGCCGATCGGTACCATCGTTCACAACATCGAAATGAAGCCCGGCAAAGGCGGCCAGATCGCCCGTGCAGCCGGTACTTACGCTCAGTTCGTTGGCCGTGACGGTGGTTACGCCCAGATCCGCCTGTCCTCGGGCGAACTGCGCCTGGTGCGTCAGGAATGCATGGCCACCGTCGGTGCAGTGTCGAACCCGGACAACTCGAACCAGAACTTCGGTAAAGCCGGCCGTATGCGCCACAAGGGCAAGCGTCCTTCCGTGCGTGGTGTCGTGATGAACCCGATCGACCACCCCCACGGCGGTGGTGAAGGCCGGACCTCCGGCGGGCGCCACCCGGTGACCCCCTGGGGCAAACCGACCAAGGGCAAACGGACCCGCAACAAAAACAAGGCGTCGCAGAAGCTTATCGTCCGCTCGCGCCACGCCAAGAAGAAAGGCCGCTAA